Proteins from one Juglans microcarpa x Juglans regia isolate MS1-56 chromosome 6S, Jm3101_v1.0, whole genome shotgun sequence genomic window:
- the LOC121237190 gene encoding protein BREVIS RADIX-like isoform X1 produces MFTCIACTKQTGEDGGEEGARGSGTPGSVKSLTAQIKDMALKFSGAYRQCKPCTGSSSYKKGGHRPYPDFDTISEGVPYPYLGGASASSTPAWDFTNHHPTTRSDSRFSGVLRGDQTPRGVSVSAQSCDVVFEDEDEPKEWMAQVEPGVHITFVSLPNGGNDLKRIRFSREMFNKWQAQQWWGENYDRIMELYNVQRFNRQALHTPPRSEDEQRDSSYTRLGSARESPMASSLNKEWTPRSHYRPSGNTGYYPADPLDHGGGHHYNAGSSMDASRTTTSSRDEASISISNASDLETEWVEQDDPGVYITIRQLADGTRELRRVRFSREKFGEVNAKQWWEENKERIQAQYL; encoded by the exons ATGTTTACGTGCATAGCGTGCACGAAGCAAACGGGGGAGGACGGTGGAGAGGAAGGAGCGCGTGGGAGTGGCACCCCAGGCTCCGTCAAAAGCCTGACGGCGCAG ATCAAGGATATGGCATTGAAATTCTCTGGTGCATACCGGCAATGCAAGCCCTGCACAGGCTCCAGCAGCTACAAGAAAGGCGGCCATCGGCCTTACCCAGACTTCGATACGATATCAGAAGGGGTTCCATACCCCTACCTTGGAGGAGCAAGTGCAAGCTCAACACCTGCATGGGACTTCACAAATCACCACCCCACAACAAGATCTGACTCAAGATTTAGTGGGGTATTGAGAGGTGATCAGACTCCTAGAGGAGTGTCTGTGTCTGCACAGTCTTGTGATGTGGTGTTTGAGGATGAGGATGAGCCTAAGGAGTGGATGGCACAGGTAGAACCAGGTGTTCACATCACTTTCGTGTCCCTTCCTAATGGTGGAAATGATCTTAAACGAATACGCTTCAG CCGAGAGATGTTTAATAAATGGCAAGCTCAGCAATGGTGGGGTGAGAACTATGACCGAATCATGGAGCTCTACAACGTCCAGAGATTTAATAGGCAAGCTCTTCACACTCCCCCGAGGTCTGAGGATGAG CAGAGAGATTCTTCATACACAAGGCTTGGATCAGCAAGGGAAAGTCCCATGGCTTCATCATTGAACAAGGAGTGGACACCAAGGAGCCACTATAGACCCTCTGGAAATACAGGGTATTACCCAGCTGATCCGTTGGATCATGGTGGTGGCCACCATTACAATGCAGGATCATCCATGGATGCATCGAGGACGACAACCTCTTCTCGGGATGAAGCTTCTATTTCTATTAGCAATGCCAGTGACCTGGAAACTGAATGGGTAGAGCAAGATGACCCTGGCGTGTACATTACCATCAGACAGTTAGCTGATGGCACTAGGGAGCTTCGGCGTGTCAGGTTCAG CCGAGAAAAGTTTGGAGAGGTGAACGCAAAACAGTGGTGGGAAGAGAACAAAGAGAGAATACAAGCTCAGTACCTTTAA
- the LOC121237190 gene encoding protein BREVIS RADIX-like isoform X2, whose product MFTCIACTKQTGEDGGEEGARGSGTPGSVKSLTAQIKDMALKFSGAYRQCKPCTGSSSYKKGGHRPYPDFDTISEGVPYPYLGGASASSTPAWDFTNHHPTTRSDSRFSGVLRGDQTPRGVSVSAQSCDVVFEDEDEPKEWMAQVEPGVHITFVSLPNGGNDLKRIRFSREMFNKWQAQQWWGENYDRIMELYNVQRFNRQALHTPPRSEDERDSSYTRLGSARESPMASSLNKEWTPRSHYRPSGNTGYYPADPLDHGGGHHYNAGSSMDASRTTTSSRDEASISISNASDLETEWVEQDDPGVYITIRQLADGTRELRRVRFSREKFGEVNAKQWWEENKERIQAQYL is encoded by the exons ATGTTTACGTGCATAGCGTGCACGAAGCAAACGGGGGAGGACGGTGGAGAGGAAGGAGCGCGTGGGAGTGGCACCCCAGGCTCCGTCAAAAGCCTGACGGCGCAG ATCAAGGATATGGCATTGAAATTCTCTGGTGCATACCGGCAATGCAAGCCCTGCACAGGCTCCAGCAGCTACAAGAAAGGCGGCCATCGGCCTTACCCAGACTTCGATACGATATCAGAAGGGGTTCCATACCCCTACCTTGGAGGAGCAAGTGCAAGCTCAACACCTGCATGGGACTTCACAAATCACCACCCCACAACAAGATCTGACTCAAGATTTAGTGGGGTATTGAGAGGTGATCAGACTCCTAGAGGAGTGTCTGTGTCTGCACAGTCTTGTGATGTGGTGTTTGAGGATGAGGATGAGCCTAAGGAGTGGATGGCACAGGTAGAACCAGGTGTTCACATCACTTTCGTGTCCCTTCCTAATGGTGGAAATGATCTTAAACGAATACGCTTCAG CCGAGAGATGTTTAATAAATGGCAAGCTCAGCAATGGTGGGGTGAGAACTATGACCGAATCATGGAGCTCTACAACGTCCAGAGATTTAATAGGCAAGCTCTTCACACTCCCCCGAGGTCTGAGGATGAG AGAGATTCTTCATACACAAGGCTTGGATCAGCAAGGGAAAGTCCCATGGCTTCATCATTGAACAAGGAGTGGACACCAAGGAGCCACTATAGACCCTCTGGAAATACAGGGTATTACCCAGCTGATCCGTTGGATCATGGTGGTGGCCACCATTACAATGCAGGATCATCCATGGATGCATCGAGGACGACAACCTCTTCTCGGGATGAAGCTTCTATTTCTATTAGCAATGCCAGTGACCTGGAAACTGAATGGGTAGAGCAAGATGACCCTGGCGTGTACATTACCATCAGACAGTTAGCTGATGGCACTAGGGAGCTTCGGCGTGTCAGGTTCAG CCGAGAAAAGTTTGGAGAGGTGAACGCAAAACAGTGGTGGGAAGAGAACAAAGAGAGAATACAAGCTCAGTACCTTTAA